In Coregonus clupeaformis isolate EN_2021a chromosome 15, ASM2061545v1, whole genome shotgun sequence, one genomic interval encodes:
- the LOC121582785 gene encoding protein lin-54 homolog: protein MDVVSPELNILLPDEIMDTEAIVMDDDPPSESPAASGQSQPSDNAPIPMETDVPAVPEIVSLCSNAPPTQRTQALTTSITTDSTLCSTTSATQLLLTPSIPSSSPLTLRPTTASTLTSTTPKTTSSPAGVSLTSGGLQKLSAPFILSANHQIVLNKVASSPGADTTRYPGITTTTTTTTPGGQKFMVTAIGKSGQSIVLQLPHTGSKPGSGQGEAKAHPQHFKVVTIAGRTDLKPVMVGQAVSSASQVSTLQAQQLKTVQIAKKTQVSSAGPIKFIITKAVNNKGLTAQTSVSNVITGRVLSTSSPVTPPRTITLSETLSTSSKIAISPLKSPSKLTVVSVASQVPNSPQKSVSLPLNMAHLGHQILVQQSTATSPAKPMKPVQTVTVGGPQFKTIFPHSTSSNVQQIQVPGSRFHYVRLVTATTGSSTGQAGSHSTISSMTAKPMVVNTAQVRMSVPFIPAQTMKQVVPKPLTSSGQVLTTQTQQRLIMPATPLPQIQPNLTNLPPGTVLAPGSGNMGYAVLPAHYVTQLQQSAYVTLASSSGFSTPTGIQTQARLPLNGLSTSDAASRPRKSCNCNKSQCLKLYCDCFANGEFCQSCNCTNCFNNLEHETERAKAIKACLDRNPEAFKPKIGKGKEGESDRRHSKGCNCKRSGCLKNYCECYEAKIMCSSNCKCVGCKNFEESPERKTLMHLADAAEVRVQQQTAAKTKLSSQISDLLTRTTPAITSGGGRMPFTFVTKKVAEATCECLLEQAEQAELIQQPQATAERMILEEFGRCLMRIISSAGKTDCPSINC, encoded by the exons ATGGACGTGGTGTCGCCAGAGCTGAACATCCTCCTCCCTGACGAGATAATGGACACAGAGGCCATCGTCATGGACGACGACCCTCCCTCAGAGTCCCCTGCAGCCTCTGGCCAATCACAGCCCAGCGACAATGCACCAATCCCCATGGAAACAGATGTGCCCGCCGTCCCAGAGATCGTTAGCCTGTGTTCGAATGCCCCTCCGACCCAGCGGACCCAGGCCCTGACCACCTCCATCACCACAGActccaccctctgtagcaccacCTCCGCCACCCagctcctcctcaccccctccataCCTTCATCCTCCCCCCTCACCCTCCGACCCACCACAGCCTCCACCCTCACCTCCACCACCCCCAAAACCACCAGCAGCCCGGCCGGGGTCAGTCTCACCTCGGGGGGCTTACAGAAGCTCTCAGCTCCCTTCATCCTCTCAGCCAACCACCAGATCGTCCTCAATAAGGTGGCCTCATCCCCGGGAGCAGACACCACCAGGTACCCAGGCATcaccaccacaactaccaccaccactccagGGGGCCAGAAGTTCATGGTGACGGCCATAGGCAAGTCAGGCCAGTCTATTGTGCTGCAGCTGCCCCACACGGGCTCCAAGCCTGGCTCAGGGCAGGGGGAGGCCAAGGCCCACCCGCAGCATTTCAAGGTGGTGACGATAGCGGGGAGGACAGACCTGAAGCCGGTCATGGTGGGGCAGGCGGTCAGCTCGGCCAGTCAGGTGTCCACCCTGCAGGCCCAGCAGCTGAAGACTGTTCAG ATTGCAAAGAAAACGCAGGTGTCGTCAGCTGGGCCAATCAAGTTCATCATCACTAAAGCTGTCAACAACAAAGGTCTGACCGCCCAGACATCAGTATCCAATGTCATTACAG GTCGAGTCCTGTCCACGAGCAGCCCAGTGACTCCCCCGCGGACCATCACCCTCTCTGAGACCCTCAGCACCAGCAGCAAGATTGCCATTTCCCCGCTCAAGTCACCTAGCAAG TTGACAGTGGTGTCGGTGGCCTCCCAGGTCCCCAACTCCCCTCAGAAGTCAGTGTCTCTGCCGCTCAACATGGCCCACCTTGGACATCAGATACTAGTACAACAGTCTACAGCCACCTCCCCAGCCAAG ccAATGAAGCCGGTGCAGACTGTGACGGTGGGCGGCCCCCAGTTTAAGACCATCTTCCCCCACTCCACCTCGTCCAACGTGCAGCAGATCCAGGTGCCAGGCAGCCGCTTCCACTACGTCAGGCTGGTCACTGCCACCACGGGCAGCAGCACGGGACAGGCTGGCAGCCACAGCACCATCTCATCCATGACAG CCAAGCCCATGGTGGTCAACACAGCCCAAGTCAGGATGTCTGTCCCCTTCATCCCAGCACAGACCATGAagcag GTGGTGCCCAAGCCCCTGACATCGTCGGGCCAGGTGCTGACAACCCAGACACAGCAGAGGTTGATCATGCCCGCCACGCCCCTGCCCCAGATCCAGCCGAACCTCACCAACCTACCTCCGGGCACCGTGCTAGCGCCTGGGTCTGGGAACATGGGCTACGCTGTGCTGCCCGCACATTATGTCACACAG CTCCAACAGTCTGCGTATGTGACTTTGGCCAGCAGCTCTGGGTTCTCCACCCCTACAGGCATCCAGACTCAGGCCAGACTGCCTCTCAACGG CTTATCAACATCAGACGCTGCCTCCAGACCACGGAAGTCCTGCAACTGCAACAAGTCTCAGTGTCTCAAACT GTACTGTGACTGCTTTGCCAACGGGGAGTTCTGTCAGAGCTGTAATTGTACCAACTGCTTCAACAACCTGGAACACGAGACCGAGCGAGCTAAAGCCATCAAG GCGTGTCTGGACCGTAACCCGGAGGCGTTCAAGCCGAAGATCGGTAAAGGTAAAGAGGGCGAGTCGGATCGCAGACACAGCAAAGGCTGCAACTGTAAACGCTCAGGCTGCCTGAAGAACTACTGCGAGTGTTACGAG GCCAAGATCATGTGCTCGTCTAACTGTAAGTGTGTTGGCTGTAAGAACTTTGAGGAGAGCCCTGAGAGGAAGACTCTGATGCACCTGGCTGATGCAGCTGAGGTCAGAGTTCAACAACAGACGGCAGCCAAGACCAAGCTGTCGTCACAGATCTCAGACCTGCTCACAAGGACCACCCCCG